The following coding sequences lie in one Desmodus rotundus isolate HL8 chromosome 1, HLdesRot8A.1, whole genome shotgun sequence genomic window:
- the SPATA31F3 gene encoding protein SPATA31F3, which yields MDVAGDLARANSVERLVAGTIMNSPRSKTSTCLHCLSSHYFTNRPPQLELHSYYSTENALVKVLNDPQGLHGRDEIKEEDYWPCCKEQHQRRVKQRAKDRTSRARRLSRKEAEKPWELLSVMKSQGWFPQEGSVRRLLCADPSCPICNAVALEIKQWLASENTPVSPTSSGPSQDSSCLEILSKSSLSFDQSQGSQHNKELSLPSATRSVSQLMNQKSLTQSAAQSTGTVSIQDYWADHQLKQGFQAPDVSWDAGALSSSSLEEPRIPVNQQDKKSNTQCLWEKQGELAIKLRGAAEPKAGSFQSIPYGSAHWAFKISQLSGDMTEAQALCVQLKANVNNPSLEEPRAP from the exons ATGGATGTTGCTGGAGACTTGGCAAGAGCAAATTCAGTGGAGAGGTTGGTGGCAGGAACCATAATGAACAGTCCTAGGAG CAAAACTAGTACTTGTCTCCACTGCCTGTCTTCCCATTACTTCACGAACCGACCACCTCAATTAGAGCTTCATTCCTACTATTCCACTGAGAATGCTCTTGTGAAGGTCCTCAATGACCCTCAG GGCCTGCATGGAAGGGATGAGATAAAGGAAGAGGACTATTGGCCATGCTGCAAAGAGCAG CATCAACGGAGAGTCAAACAAAGGGCTAAAGATAGAACATCAAGAG CTAGGAGACTTTCCCGGAAAGAAGCCGAGAAGCCATGGGAGCTGCTGTCTGTCATGAAAAG ccagggctggtttcctCAGGAGGGAAGTGTGCGGAGGCTCCTGTGTGCAGATCCCTCCTGCCCCATCTGCAATGCTGTGGCTCTGGAGATCAAGCAGTGGCTGGCCAGTGAGAACACCCCAGTCTCTCCCACTTCATCAGGGCCATCGCAGGACTCCTCTTGCCTAGAGATTTTGTCCAAGTCTAGTTTGTCTTTTGATCAGAGCCAGGGTTCCCAGCACAACAAAGAACTTTCACTTCCATCTGCAACCCGCTCAGTGTCACAACTAATGAATCAGAAATCCTTAACCCAGTCAGCTGCCCAGTCAACTGGTACAGTCAGCATCCAAGACTACTGGGCTGACCACCAGCTAAAGCAGGGATTTCAAGCACCAGATGTATCCTGGGATGCAGGTGCTCTGTCTTCTTCAAGCCTTGAGGAGCCCAGGATTCCTGTGAACCAGCAGGACAAGAAGAGCAACACCCAATGTCTCTGGGAGAAACAAG GAGAGCTTGCAATTAAACTAAGAGGTGCAGCAGAACCAAAAGCAGGCTCATTCCAGAGCATTCCTTATGGTTCTGCCCACTGGGCCTTCAAGATCTCACAACTCAGTGGGGACATGACAGAGGCTCAGGCACTTTGTGTTCAGCTGAAGGCCAATGTGAACAACCCCAGCCTGGAGGAGCCCCGAGCTCCCTAA